One genomic segment of Thalassospiraceae bacterium LMO-SO8 includes these proteins:
- a CDS encoding dCMP deaminase family protein codes for MSEKWDIRFLRLAKEVATWSKDRSTQVGAVIVGDDKTPGPYGFNGFPRTIDDEVENRHSRPLKYKWTEHAERNAIYNAARIGMSLKGCTIYVTHLPCADCTRAIVQVGIKRVVVDAGSLSDAGFAERWSEDERITKDMLDEAGVELGLVSADKPAAGDDD; via the coding sequence ATGAGCGAGAAATGGGATATTCGATTCCTGCGCCTGGCCAAGGAGGTCGCGACCTGGTCCAAGGACCGCTCGACCCAGGTCGGCGCCGTTATTGTCGGGGATGATAAAACGCCGGGACCGTATGGTTTCAACGGCTTTCCCCGCACGATCGACGACGAGGTCGAGAACCGCCATTCCCGCCCCCTGAAGTACAAATGGACCGAGCACGCGGAACGCAACGCGATCTACAACGCGGCGCGCATCGGCATGTCGCTGAAGGGCTGTACGATCTACGTCACGCACCTTCCCTGCGCCGACTGCACGCGGGCCATCGTCCAGGTCGGGATCAAGCGCGTGGTGGTCGATGCCGGCAGCCTGTCGGACGCCGGTTTCGCCGAACGCTGGTCCGAGGACGAGCGCATCACCAAGGACATGCTGGACGAGGCCGGGGTCGAACTGGGGTTGGTCTCGGCGGACAAGCCGGCTGCCGGCGATGATGACTGA
- a CDS encoding dipeptidase: MMTDAAEHARTLHRDAVVIDGVCPLLMDPANVTYYMDGGLTAAVPTIAIRETAEQALRIFGRWHRFIEGHDRLRLARRAADIEAAKQAGDMAIVFHFQGTDAVEDDLDLLDAYKALGLGMVQLTYNVKCRVGDGALERTDAGLSLFGQDLVRRCNDLGLIVDGSHTGFKTTMDAMEICDGPFVFSHANAKALHPSPRNITDDQMKACAQTGGVVGINGFPSFLGDDPRPSLARFIEFIDYAVELMGIDHVGLGIDYYMGMDPIIPADKARARYDDAIKTGRWDAAVYPPPPHYFPKGIETPTALGNLTAGLLARGYGDADVRKIMGENWLRVFRRVWGG, from the coding sequence ATGATGACTGACGCCGCCGAACACGCCCGGACCCTGCACCGCGACGCCGTCGTCATCGACGGTGTCTGCCCGCTGCTGATGGATCCGGCCAACGTCACCTATTACATGGACGGCGGCCTGACCGCCGCCGTCCCGACCATCGCGATCCGCGAAACGGCGGAACAGGCGCTGCGCATCTTCGGGCGCTGGCACCGCTTCATCGAAGGCCACGACCGTCTGCGTCTGGCCCGCCGGGCCGCCGACATCGAGGCCGCCAAGCAGGCCGGCGACATGGCCATCGTGTTCCATTTCCAGGGCACCGACGCGGTCGAGGACGATCTTGACCTGCTGGATGCCTACAAGGCGCTCGGCCTCGGCATGGTGCAGTTGACCTACAACGTGAAATGCCGGGTCGGCGACGGGGCGCTGGAACGCACGGATGCGGGGCTCAGCCTGTTCGGCCAGGATCTGGTCCGGCGCTGCAACGACCTGGGCCTGATCGTCGACGGCAGCCATACCGGGTTCAAGACCACGATGGACGCCATGGAAATCTGTGACGGCCCCTTCGTGTTCTCCCACGCCAACGCCAAGGCGCTGCATCCGTCACCGCGCAACATCACCGACGACCAGATGAAGGCCTGCGCCCAGACCGGCGGGGTGGTCGGCATCAACGGCTTCCCCAGCTTCCTCGGCGACGACCCAAGGCCCTCCCTGGCGCGCTTCATCGAATTCATCGACTACGCGGTCGAGCTGATGGGTATCGACCATGTCGGCCTGGGCATCGACTATTACATGGGGATGGACCCGATCATCCCGGCGGACAAGGCGCGGGCGCGCTACGACGACGCGATCAAGACCGGGCGGTGGGATGCCGCGGTCTATCCGCCGCCACCGCACTATTTTCCCAAAGGGATCGAAACGCCGACGGCCCTCGGCAACCTGACCGCGGGCCTTTTGGCGCGCGGCTACGGCGACGCCGACGTGCGCAAGATCATGGGAGAAAACTGGCTGCGCGTGTTCCGCCGGGTATGGGGCGGCTGA
- the ccrA gene encoding crotonyl-CoA carboxylase/reductase: MSDAAEVIELNPNQPTKDLYEVGEIPPLGHVPKQMYAWAIRKERHGEPDTAMQVEVVDVPELDSHDVLVMVMAAGVNYNGVWAALGTPISPFDYHKAEYHIAGSDAAGVVWAVGSKVKRFKVGDEVVVHCNQDDGDDEECNGGDPMNSPSQRIWGYETPDGSFAQFCRVQDRQCMHRPKHLTWEESACYTLVLATAYRMLFGHRPHILRPGHNVLIWGASGGLGSMAVQLCAVSGANAIGVISEEDKREFVLGLGAKGVINRKNFNCWGQLPEVNGPGFKEYMAETRKFGKAIWEITGKGNDVDFVFEHPGEATFPVSCNIVKRGGMVVFCAGTTGYNLTMDARFVWMRQKRIQGSHFANLMQASQANQLVIERRLDTCMSEVFSWDDIPAAHMKMRANQHKPGNMAVLVQAKRPGFRTLEDCISA, from the coding sequence ATGTCGGATGCCGCCGAAGTGATCGAATTGAACCCGAACCAGCCCACGAAAGACCTGTACGAGGTCGGCGAAATCCCGCCGCTGGGTCATGTCCCGAAACAGATGTACGCCTGGGCGATCCGCAAGGAACGCCATGGCGAACCCGATACCGCCATGCAGGTCGAGGTCGTGGACGTGCCCGAACTGGACAGCCACGACGTGCTGGTCATGGTGATGGCCGCCGGCGTCAACTACAACGGCGTGTGGGCCGCGCTCGGCACGCCGATCTCACCCTTCGATTACCACAAGGCGGAGTACCACATCGCCGGCTCCGACGCCGCCGGCGTGGTCTGGGCCGTGGGCTCCAAGGTCAAGCGCTTCAAGGTCGGCGACGAGGTCGTGGTCCATTGCAATCAGGACGACGGCGACGACGAGGAATGCAACGGCGGCGACCCCATGAACTCGCCGTCGCAGCGCATCTGGGGATATGAGACCCCGGACGGGTCCTTCGCCCAGTTCTGCCGCGTCCAGGACCGCCAGTGCATGCACCGGCCCAAACATCTGACCTGGGAGGAAAGTGCCTGCTACACCCTGGTCCTGGCCACCGCCTACCGCATGCTGTTCGGCCATCGCCCGCATATTCTGCGCCCCGGCCATAACGTGCTGATCTGGGGGGCGTCCGGCGGCCTGGGGTCCATGGCGGTGCAGCTTTGCGCCGTATCCGGGGCCAACGCCATCGGCGTGATCTCGGAGGAAGACAAGCGGGAATTCGTGCTCGGCCTGGGCGCCAAGGGCGTGATCAACCGCAAGAACTTCAACTGCTGGGGCCAACTGCCCGAGGTCAACGGCCCGGGCTTCAAGGAATACATGGCCGAGACCCGCAAGTTCGGCAAGGCGATCTGGGAGATCACCGGCAAGGGCAACGACGTCGACTTCGTGTTCGAACATCCGGGCGAGGCGACCTTCCCCGTCAGCTGCAACATCGTCAAGCGCGGGGGCATGGTCGTGTTCTGCGCCGGCACCACGGGCTACAACCTGACCATGGACGCGCGCTTCGTGTGGATGCGCCAGAAACGCATCCAGGGCAGCCACTTCGCCAACCTGATGCAGGCGTCCCAGGCCAACCAGCTGGTCATCGAACGGCGCCTGGATACCTGCATGTCCGAGGTGTTTTCCTGGGACGACATTCCGGCGGCGCACATGAAGATGCGCGCCAACCAGCACAAACCCGGTAACATGGCCGTCCTGGTCCAGGCCAAGCGGCCCGGCTTCCGGACCCTCGAGGACTGCATTTCGGCTTAA
- a CDS encoding cob(I)yrinic acid a,c-diamide adenosyltransferase: MVTLSKIYTRGGDTGATSLGSGDRRPKHDIRVAAYGTVDEANSVIGLARLYTGPGGSDADAAADAMLGRIQNDLFDLGADLCTPEDGRRSEGALRIQASQVARLETEIDAMNADLEPLKSFILPGGRAAAAHLHHARTVARRAERLITELATAEAINAEAVKYVNRLSDHLFVLARRLNDGGRADVLWVPGATR; encoded by the coding sequence TTGGTTACCTTGTCGAAGATCTACACCCGAGGCGGGGACACGGGCGCAACCTCGCTGGGCTCCGGCGACCGGCGGCCGAAGCACGACATCCGGGTCGCCGCCTACGGCACCGTCGATGAGGCCAATTCGGTGATCGGCCTGGCGCGGCTCTACACCGGGCCGGGGGGCAGCGACGCGGATGCCGCGGCCGACGCCATGCTGGGCCGCATCCAGAACGACCTGTTCGACCTGGGCGCCGACCTGTGCACGCCCGAAGACGGCAGGCGGTCCGAGGGCGCGCTGCGCATCCAGGCCTCGCAGGTCGCGCGCCTGGAGACCGAGATCGACGCCATGAACGCGGATCTGGAGCCGCTGAAATCCTTCATTCTGCCGGGCGGGCGGGCGGCGGCGGCGCACCTGCACCATGCCCGCACGGTGGCGCGCCGGGCTGAACGCCTGATCACCGAACTGGCGACGGCGGAGGCGATCAACGCCGAGGCCGTGAAGTACGTCAACCGCCTGTCCGATCACCTGTTCGTGCTGGCCCGCCGGCTCAACGACGGCGGACGCGCGGACGTTCTTTGGGTCCCCGGGGCGACCCGCTGA
- a CDS encoding twin transmembrane helix small protein yields the protein MEGFFTILIVIALALTLLVLFVGIGAFAVGGKFNAKYSNKLMRARVLMQGIAIILFAVLMLLSGK from the coding sequence ATGGAAGGGTTCTTCACGATCCTCATCGTCATCGCCCTGGCGCTGACCCTGCTGGTGCTGTTCGTCGGCATCGGCGCCTTTGCCGTGGGCGGCAAGTTCAACGCGAAATATTCCAACAAGCTGATGCGTGCCCGCGTGCTGATGCAGGGCATCGCCATCATTCTGTTCGCCGTTCTCATGCTGCTGAGCGGCAAATAG
- a CDS encoding acyl-CoA dehydrogenase family protein: MDASGPSGGILLPDLLTLCRAAQTATDDVFAAARRRVTDMCSENGKVSGALVDANQVAAHGLSWLATYVEGLRQMLGWAERLEGAGAFGEMEQMMVQAAFGEYLAQIKGGIALSQVEIVRPADLGLNADDLAPLDAAAAKALIAGGNTPALRARMGEIMAEGHFGALGLDDEMLDMVRDQFHKFVEDQVMPHAHEWHLADNLIPIEIVDQMAELGVFGLTVPEEGGGLGMGKIAMCVVTEELSRGYIGVGSLGTRSEIAAELIRLGGTPEQQAHYLPKIASGEILPTAVFTEPGTGSDLASLKTRAVKDGDVYKVTGNKTWITHASRSDLMTLLVRTNPDEPGYKGLSMLLAEKPRGTEDNPFPAPGMSGGEIEVLGYRGMKEYELGFDGFEVPAGQLLGGVEGQGFKQLMATFESARIQTAARAVGVAQNAMELGLQYALERNQFGRAIHAFPRVHGKLAWMAVETMIARQLTYFAAREKDSDRRCDIEAGMAKLLGARTAWSNADNALQIHGGNGYAMEYPISRVLCDARILNIFEGAAEIQAQVIARGLMSGRN, translated from the coding sequence ATGGACGCCAGCGGACCCAGCGGCGGCATCCTGCTGCCCGACCTTCTGACCCTTTGCCGCGCGGCGCAGACCGCCACCGACGACGTGTTCGCGGCCGCCCGCCGCCGCGTCACCGACATGTGCAGCGAAAACGGCAAGGTGTCGGGCGCCCTGGTCGATGCCAATCAGGTGGCGGCCCACGGCCTGTCCTGGCTGGCGACCTATGTCGAGGGCCTGCGCCAGATGCTGGGCTGGGCCGAACGCCTGGAGGGCGCGGGAGCCTTCGGCGAGATGGAACAGATGATGGTCCAGGCCGCGTTCGGCGAATACCTGGCCCAGATCAAGGGCGGCATCGCGCTGTCACAGGTCGAAATCGTGCGCCCGGCGGACCTGGGCCTAAATGCGGACGACCTCGCTCCCCTCGACGCCGCCGCCGCCAAAGCCCTGATCGCGGGCGGCAACACGCCGGCCCTGCGTGCCCGCATGGGCGAGATCATGGCCGAGGGCCATTTCGGCGCCCTGGGCCTGGACGACGAAATGCTGGACATGGTGCGCGACCAGTTTCACAAGTTCGTCGAGGATCAGGTCATGCCCCATGCCCATGAATGGCATCTGGCCGACAACCTGATCCCCATCGAGATCGTCGACCAGATGGCGGAATTGGGTGTGTTCGGCCTGACCGTGCCGGAAGAAGGCGGCGGCCTCGGCATGGGCAAGATCGCCATGTGCGTGGTCACGGAAGAACTGTCCCGCGGCTATATCGGCGTCGGCTCTCTCGGCACCCGTTCGGAAATCGCGGCGGAACTGATCCGCCTGGGCGGCACCCCGGAACAGCAGGCCCATTACCTGCCCAAGATCGCGTCCGGCGAAATCCTGCCGACGGCGGTGTTCACGGAACCGGGCACGGGCTCGGACCTGGCGTCCCTCAAGACCCGCGCGGTCAAGGATGGCGACGTCTACAAGGTGACCGGCAACAAGACCTGGATCACCCATGCCTCGCGGTCGGACCTGATGACGCTCTTGGTCCGCACCAACCCGGACGAGCCGGGCTACAAGGGCTTGTCCATGTTGTTGGCGGAAAAGCCGCGCGGCACGGAGGACAACCCCTTCCCCGCCCCCGGCATGTCCGGCGGCGAGATCGAGGTTCTGGGCTACCGGGGCATGAAGGAATACGAGCTCGGCTTCGACGGCTTCGAGGTGCCGGCGGGCCAGTTGCTCGGCGGCGTCGAGGGCCAGGGCTTCAAGCAGTTGATGGCGACCTTCGAAAGTGCCCGCATCCAGACCGCGGCGCGCGCCGTCGGCGTGGCGCAGAACGCCATGGAACTGGGCCTGCAATACGCCCTGGAGCGCAACCAGTTCGGCCGCGCCATCCATGCCTTCCCCCGCGTTCACGGCAAGTTGGCCTGGATGGCCGTGGAAACCATGATCGCCCGCCAGCTTACCTATTTCGCCGCCCGCGAAAAGGATTCCGACCGGCGCTGCGACATCGAGGCCGGGATGGCCAAGCTTTTGGGTGCGCGCACCGCCTGGTCCAACGCCGACAACGCGTTGCAGATCCACGGCGGCAACGGCTATGCCATGGAGTATCCGATTTCGCGGGTACTCTGCGACGCCCGCATCCTCAACATCTTCGAGGGCGCCGCCGAAATCCAGGCCCAGGTCATCGCCCGCGGCCTGATGTCCGGGCGCAACTAG
- a CDS encoding DUF2971 domain-containing protein, with product MNDFSEVVHGQSCLRRAYNGDIGKRFKELLNDIHPGMAEEFEKLADGWWRYFETESYIACVSEHLDDEDKFGRLSMWRAYSESTGVAIVLNNTPFLSPSDALKAYTSPVEYLAEDEFEHKFNEIILNIENNIQFLKEIPKDYIINFAFEMLRFSIYSTKHPGFKEEREWRVIYSPFLGASDKLVKSVEVINGVPQPVYKIPLKDYPDEGFVGAEIPQLIDRIIIGPTEFPDALREAFTMLLGDAGVESPESRVFVSNIPLR from the coding sequence ATGAACGACTTTTCAGAAGTCGTTCATGGCCAAAGTTGTTTAAGGCGGGCATATAACGGAGATATCGGCAAACGATTTAAAGAGTTATTGAATGATATCCACCCGGGTATGGCTGAAGAGTTTGAGAAATTAGCTGACGGGTGGTGGAGGTACTTCGAGACAGAGAGCTATATTGCATGCGTCTCAGAGCACTTAGATGACGAGGATAAATTTGGGCGATTGTCTATGTGGCGGGCGTATAGTGAAAGTACTGGTGTCGCAATAGTACTAAACAATACGCCGTTTTTAAGCCCAAGTGATGCTTTAAAGGCATACACTAGCCCAGTTGAATATCTTGCTGAAGATGAATTCGAGCATAAATTTAACGAAATAATATTAAACATAGAAAATAATATTCAATTTTTAAAAGAAATACCAAAAGATTATATAATTAACTTTGCATTTGAAATGTTGAGGTTTTCTATATACAGCACAAAACATCCTGGTTTTAAGGAAGAGCGCGAATGGAGGGTGATATACTCTCCGTTTTTAGGAGCGTCTGATAAACTCGTCAAATCTGTTGAAGTGATAAATGGAGTTCCTCAACCGGTGTATAAAATCCCGTTGAAAGACTATCCGGATGAAGGGTTTGTCGGCGCTGAAATCCCACAATTGATCGATAGAATTATCATTGGTCCCACTGAATTTCCTGATGCCTTACGTGAGGCTTTTACAATGCTACTAGGGGACGCTGGTGTTGAGTCACCAGAAAGCAGAGTCTTCGTATCGAACATACCTTTGCGATAG
- a CDS encoding 3-hydroxybutyryl-CoA dehydrogenase: protein MSDKIKKIGVIGAGQMGSGIAHVCALSGRAVYMLDVSDDALKRGMQTIEHGMSRQVERDLISADEMKKALPLIKTGTDYAGMKDCDLVIEAATEDEEVKKAILRSLADHLGDNTIIATNTSSISITRLAAQTDRPERFVGMHFMNPVPRMDLVELIRGIATNEETFAVIRELTTDLGKKPVNAEDFPAFIVNRILLPMINEAIYTLYEGVGSVEAIDTAMRLGTRHPMGPLELADFIGLDTCLSIMHVLHDGLSDSKYRPCPLLVKYVEAGWLGRKTGRGFYDYSTEVPVPTR from the coding sequence ATGTCGGATAAGATTAAGAAGATCGGCGTCATCGGCGCCGGCCAGATGGGCAGTGGCATCGCGCATGTGTGCGCCCTGTCGGGGCGCGCCGTCTACATGCTGGACGTCAGCGACGACGCCTTGAAGCGGGGCATGCAGACCATCGAGCACGGCATGAGCCGTCAGGTTGAACGCGACCTCATCTCCGCCGACGAAATGAAAAAGGCGTTGCCGCTCATCAAGACCGGCACCGATTACGCCGGCATGAAGGATTGCGACCTCGTGATCGAGGCCGCCACGGAAGACGAAGAGGTCAAGAAAGCGATCCTGCGCTCCCTCGCCGACCATCTGGGCGACAACACGATCATCGCCACCAACACGTCCTCCATCTCCATCACCCGCCTGGCGGCCCAGACCGACCGGCCCGAGCGCTTCGTCGGCATGCACTTCATGAACCCGGTGCCGCGCATGGATCTGGTCGAACTGATCCGCGGCATCGCGACCAACGAAGAAACCTTCGCGGTGATCCGCGAGTTGACCACGGACCTGGGCAAGAAGCCGGTCAACGCCGAGGATTTCCCCGCCTTCATCGTCAACCGCATCCTGCTGCCGATGATCAACGAGGCGATCTACACCCTGTACGAAGGCGTCGGCTCGGTCGAGGCCATCGACACGGCCATGCGGCTCGGCACCCGCCATCCCATGGGCCCGCTGGAACTGGCCGACTTCATCGGCCTGGACACCTGCCTGTCGATCATGCACGTGCTGCACGACGGCCTGTCCGATTCCAAGTACCGGCCCTGTCCGCTGCTGGTGAAGTACGTGGAAGCCGGCTGGCTCGGCCGCAAGACCGGCCGCGGGTTCTACGACTATTCCACGGAAGTTCCCGTTCCGACCCGCTGA
- a CDS encoding ribonuclease activity regulator RraA, which yields MDAETRKNLERISVATVSMQLLKRGLRRVVMAGVRPLNAPVKPLLGEAFTLRFIPAREDLSAPAVLGADGYVPRHAIEDVPEGAVLVIDARRDAETAVLGDLILERLKVRGVAGVVADGGVRDAAEAIAVGLPVFAAGPAAPAHIVGLAAGDTGTRIGCGGVAVIPGDIIKADGDGVVVIPRDMAAEVAADGVAQERFERFAKQKIQAGRPIIGVYPPSPETQKEYESWRDPEDA from the coding sequence ATGGACGCAGAAACCCGCAAAAACCTGGAACGTATTTCCGTCGCCACCGTGTCCATGCAGTTGTTGAAGCGGGGATTGCGGCGGGTCGTCATGGCGGGGGTGCGGCCCTTGAACGCGCCGGTCAAACCGCTGTTGGGCGAGGCCTTCACCCTGCGCTTCATTCCGGCGCGGGAGGATCTGTCGGCCCCCGCCGTTCTGGGGGCGGACGGTTATGTGCCGCGCCACGCCATCGAGGATGTCCCCGAGGGCGCCGTGCTGGTGATCGACGCAAGGCGCGATGCGGAAACGGCGGTGCTGGGCGACCTGATCCTGGAACGGCTGAAGGTTCGGGGTGTCGCCGGGGTGGTCGCCGACGGCGGCGTGCGCGACGCGGCCGAGGCCATCGCCGTGGGCCTGCCGGTGTTCGCGGCGGGACCGGCGGCCCCGGCCCATATCGTGGGGCTTGCGGCCGGTGACACGGGAACCCGGATCGGCTGCGGCGGGGTCGCCGTCATCCCCGGCGACATCATCAAGGCCGACGGCGACGGCGTCGTCGTGATTCCCCGCGATATGGCGGCGGAGGTCGCGGCCGACGGCGTCGCCCAGGAACGGTTCGAGCGCTTCGCCAAACAAAAGATCCAGGCGGGCCGGCCGATCATCGGCGTCTATCCGCCCAGTCCGGAAACCCAGAAGGAATACGAAAGCTGGCGCGATCCCGAAGACGCCTGA
- a CDS encoding GNAT family N-acyltransferase, with protein MNMLAKLAVPIRALPKFAHSRRAPAPPAAPRPVDVHARNLEIRLAETPEEIEAAQRLRYNVFYREMGAIPTVDAARHERDADPFDDVCDHLLVLDTDRSQPGRPFVCGTYRLIRGAVAKANGGFYSAHEYDLTALLRHEGELVELGRSCVHEDYRTGAVMQLLWRGIAEYLAAYDIKLMFGCGSLPGTDAEALMPALSYLHHFHMAPSDIRARALDDLYVKIDRVPLTRLDQRAARAMLPPLIKGYMRVGGFIGDGAVIDNQFNTTDVCIIVPTDHITEKYLRHYKPCGTR; from the coding sequence ATGAACATGCTTGCCAAACTGGCCGTTCCCATTCGGGCGCTGCCCAAGTTCGCACACTCCCGGCGCGCCCCGGCGCCCCCCGCCGCCCCCCGCCCGGTCGACGTGCATGCACGCAACCTGGAAATCCGCCTGGCGGAAACGCCGGAGGAGATCGAGGCCGCGCAGCGCCTGCGCTACAACGTGTTCTACCGCGAGATGGGGGCCATCCCGACCGTCGACGCCGCCCGCCACGAACGGGACGCCGACCCCTTCGACGATGTCTGCGACCATCTGTTGGTGCTCGACACGGACCGCTCGCAGCCCGGCCGCCCCTTCGTCTGCGGCACCTACCGGCTGATCCGGGGCGCCGTGGCCAAGGCGAACGGCGGGTTCTATTCGGCCCATGAATACGACCTGACGGCTTTGCTCCGCCACGAGGGCGAGCTGGTCGAACTCGGCCGTTCCTGCGTCCATGAAGATTACCGCACGGGGGCCGTCATGCAGCTTCTGTGGCGCGGCATCGCGGAATACCTCGCCGCCTACGACATCAAGCTGATGTTCGGCTGCGGCTCGCTGCCCGGCACGGACGCGGAAGCCCTCATGCCGGCCCTCAGCTATCTGCACCATTTCCACATGGCGCCCAGCGACATCCGTGCCCGGGCGCTCGACGACCTTTACGTGAAGATCGACCGGGTGCCCCTGACCCGGCTGGATCAGAGAGCGGCCCGCGCCATGCTGCCGCCGCTTATCAAGGGATACATGCGTGTCGGCGGCTTCATCGGCGACGGCGCGGTTATCGACAACCAGTTCAACACGACGGACGTATGCATCATCGTACCTACGGACCACATCACCGAGAAATACCTGCGCCACTACAAGCCCTGTGGGACGCGCTAG
- a CDS encoding protein meaA → MSGELADAKGGSAAAQQAVARDKPWLFRTYSGHSSAKESNALYRSNLEKGQTGLSVAFDLPTQTGYDADHPLAKGEVGKVGVPISHLGDMQQLFDGIPLGQMNTSMTINAPAAWLLALYIAAAERQGAKRADLAGTTQNDVLKEYLSRGTYIFPPAPSLRLTSDAIAFTCREVPKWNPVNVCSYHLQEAGATPVQELAYALANAQAILDTVKASGQVADADFPRLVGRISFFVNAGMRFITELCKMRAFTELWDEITRDRYGVEDEKYRRFRYGVQVNSLGLTEQQPENNVYRILLEMLAVTLSKNARARAVQLPAWNEALGLPRPWDQQWSLRLQQIVAYETDLLEFGDIFDGSKEIDAKVDDLKQQAKDELARIDAMGGAVHAIEAGYMKQRLVEASAKRLAAIEAGEQIVVGVNKYKEAEPSPLVGESGAIVTVAPEVEAAQIASLNAWRESRDDAKVQAALKALTEAAKSDANIMEPSIQCAHAGVTTGEWGQALRDVFGEYRAPTGISGAALGAAGDITAVRKRVEEVSSALGRRIKILVGKPGLDGHSNGAEQIAVRARDAGMEVVYEGIRLTPEQIVAAARDEAVHVVGLSVLSGSHVALVTDVMDLMRAEGLDDIPVVAGGIIPPADAETLKAAGVARVYTPKDYDLTAIMDQIVDLAAEGLKTAAE, encoded by the coding sequence ATGAGTGGCGAATTAGCAGACGCAAAAGGCGGATCCGCTGCGGCGCAACAGGCGGTGGCGCGGGATAAGCCCTGGCTGTTCCGCACTTATTCGGGCCATTCCTCGGCCAAGGAATCGAACGCGCTGTACCGTTCGAACCTGGAAAAGGGGCAGACGGGCCTGTCCGTCGCTTTCGACCTGCCGACCCAGACCGGCTATGACGCCGATCATCCGCTCGCCAAGGGCGAGGTCGGCAAGGTCGGCGTGCCGATTTCCCACCTGGGCGACATGCAGCAGCTGTTCGACGGCATTCCGCTCGGCCAGATGAACACGTCGATGACCATCAACGCCCCGGCGGCCTGGCTGCTGGCGCTTTACATCGCCGCCGCCGAACGCCAGGGGGCCAAGCGCGCCGACCTGGCGGGCACGACGCAGAACGACGTGCTGAAGGAATACCTCTCGCGCGGCACCTATATCTTTCCGCCGGCGCCGTCGCTCCGCCTGACGTCGGACGCCATCGCCTTCACCTGCCGCGAGGTGCCCAAGTGGAACCCGGTCAACGTGTGCTCCTACCACCTGCAGGAGGCGGGGGCGACGCCGGTTCAGGAACTGGCCTATGCGCTGGCCAACGCGCAGGCGATTTTGGATACGGTCAAGGCCTCGGGCCAGGTGGCGGACGCCGATTTCCCGCGTCTGGTCGGGCGCATCTCGTTCTTCGTCAACGCCGGGATGCGCTTCATCACCGAGCTGTGCAAGATGCGCGCGTTCACCGAACTGTGGGACGAGATCACGCGGGACCGCTACGGGGTTGAGGACGAGAAATACCGGCGGTTCCGTTACGGGGTTCAGGTCAATTCCCTGGGATTGACCGAGCAGCAGCCGGAAAACAACGTCTACCGCATCCTGCTGGAAATGCTCGCCGTGACCCTGTCGAAGAACGCCCGCGCGCGGGCCGTGCAGTTGCCGGCCTGGAACGAGGCGCTTGGCCTGCCGCGGCCCTGGGATCAGCAATGGTCGCTGCGGTTGCAGCAGATCGTGGCTTACGAGACGGACCTGCTGGAATTCGGCGACATCTTCGACGGCTCCAAGGAAATCGACGCCAAGGTCGACGATTTGAAACAACAGGCGAAAGACGAGCTTGCCCGAATCGACGCCATGGGCGGCGCCGTCCACGCCATCGAGGCCGGTTACATGAAACAGCGTCTGGTCGAGGCCAGCGCGAAGCGCCTGGCCGCCATCGAGGCGGGCGAGCAGATCGTGGTCGGCGTCAACAAGTACAAGGAGGCCGAGCCCTCGCCCCTGGTTGGGGAGTCCGGCGCCATCGTCACCGTCGCCCCCGAGGTCGAGGCGGCGCAGATCGCCTCGCTCAACGCCTGGCGGGAATCGCGGGATGACGCCAAGGTGCAGGCGGCGCTTAAGGCCCTGACCGAGGCCGCGAAATCCGACGCCAACATCATGGAGCCCTCGATCCAATGCGCCCATGCGGGCGTGACCACGGGCGAATGGGGCCAGGCCTTGCGCGACGTGTTCGGCGAATACCGCGCGCCGACGGGGATTTCCGGCGCCGCCCTGGGGGCGGCCGGCGATATCACGGCCGTGCGCAAGCGGGTCGAGGAGGTGTCATCCGCCCTTGGCCGCCGCATCAAGATTCTGGTCGGCAAGCCGGGGCTCGACGGTCATTCCAACGGGGCGGAGCAGATCGCGGTTCGCGCCCGTGATGCGGGGATGGAGGTCGTCTACGAAGGCATCCGCCTGACCCCCGAACAGATCGTCGCCGCCGCGCGGGACGAGGCCGTGCATGTGGTGGGATTGTCGGTGTTGTCGGGATCGCACGTGGCCCTGGTCACGGACGTGATGGATCTGATGCGGGCCGAGGGCCTGGACGACATTCCCGTGGTCGCCGGCGGCATCATCCCGCCCGCCGACGCCGAAACCCTGAAGGCCGCGGGCGTCGCCCGCGTCTACACGCCGAAGGACTACGACCTGACGGCGATCATGGACCAGATCGTCGATCTGGCGGCGGAAGGGCTGAAGACTGCGGCGGAGTGA